One part of the Glycine soja cultivar W05 chromosome 11, ASM419377v2, whole genome shotgun sequence genome encodes these proteins:
- the LOC114374944 gene encoding beta-glucosidase 18-like isoform X2 — MSAITNHWNKMKMLQRQLRAVLILFCCVQFHVQSCDEIEDVISRSQFPEGFLFGTGTSSYQIEGAYFEDGKGLSNWDAFSHTPGKIKKDENGDIADDHYHRYLEDIELMSSLGVNVYRFSISWARILPRGIYGDINPSGIMFYNKIIDNLLLRGIEPFVTIHHYDLPQELEERYGGWISPLIQSDFVHFAEICFKSFGDRVKYWTTINEPNLFADFGYMEGTYAPGHCSPPFGNCNTGNSDVEPLIVMHNMLLSHAKAVELYRKHFQAKQGGTIGIVAFSFMYDPLRDEECDRQAVSRGLAFDIAWVLDPLVFGEYPPEMRSILGSKMPVFSPVEKSLIKGSLDFIGINHYGTLYAKDCSLSTCSLGADHPIAGFLERTATRDGIPIGDPTGVPDFFVVPRGMEKLVEYIKIRYRNMPMYITENGYSQPPKPDVTIHDLLQDFKRIDYHKAYLAALLRSIRKGADVRGYMIWSLLDNFEWTSGYDIRFGLYYVDRGTLERIPKLSVQWFSSFLNNSSHPNITEHLSKQHIESKDTFF, encoded by the exons ATGTCTGCCATCACTaatcattggaacaaaatgaaaatgctGCAGAGGCAGCTAAGAGCTGTATTGATACTGTTTTGCTGTGTTCAATTTCATGTCCAAAGTTGTGATGAAATTGAAGATGTAATCAGCAGATCTCAATTTCCAGAAGGGTTCCTTTTCGGAACAGGCACTTCCTCTTACCAG ATTGAAGGAGCGTATTTTGAAGATGGAAAGGGTTTAAGCAATTGGGATGCTTTTAGTCATACACCAG gaaagataaaaaaggatgAAAATGGTGACATTGCAGATGATCATTATCATCGCTATTTG GAAGACATTGAGTTGATGTCGTCTCTTGGGGTAAATGTATATCGATTTTCTATCTCATGGGCGAGGATTCTACCaa GAGGGATATATGGGGACATAAATCCAAGTGGGATAATGTTCTACAACAAGATTATAGACAATCTGCTGCTTAGAG GGATTGAGCCATTTGTGACAATTCATCATTATGACTTGCCACAAGAACTGGAAGAAAGATATGGTGGTTGGATTAGTCCCCTGATACA GAGTGATTTTGTCCATTTTGCTGAAATTTGTTTTAAGAGCTTTGGAGACAGGGTAAAGTACTGGACTACCATCAATGAACCAAACCTGTTTGCAGATTTTGGCTATATGGAAGGAACATATGCCCCTGGTCACTGTTCCCCACCTTTTGGAAATTGTAATACCGGGAACTCTGATGTtgagcctctcattgtcatgcaCAATATGTTACTGTCACATGCCAAGGCTGTTGAATTATACCGCAAGCACTTTCAG GCAAAGCAAGGGGGAACCATTGGCATTGTTGCATTTTCCTTCATGTATGACCCACTTAGAGATGAAGAATGTGATAGGCAAGCAGtgagtaggggcttggcttttGACATAGCCTG GGTCTTAGATCCCTTAGTTTTTGGTGAATACCCACCCGAGATGCGCTCTATCCTTGGGAGTAAGATGCCAGTGTTCTCTCCTGTGGAGAAGAGTCTCATAAAAGGAAGCCTAGACTTCATTGGCATCAATCACTATGGAACTCTCTATGCCAAGGACTGCTCCCTCTCTACTTGTTCTCTTGGAGCAGATCATCCAATAGCAGGTTTTCTAGAAAGAACTGCAACAAGAGATGGCATTCCAATTGGTGATCCG ACAGGAGTACCAGATTTCTTTGTGGTTCCAAGGGGTATGGAGAAGCTTGTAGAGTACATTAAAATAAGATATCGTAATATGCCCATGTATATTACAGAAAATG GATATTCTCAACCGCCTAAGCCGGATGTGACAATACATGATTTACTACAAGATTTCAAACGAATAGATTATCATAAAGCCTACCTTGCAGCTCTGCTCAGATCCATAAG GAAAGGTGCGGATGTAAGAGGATATATGATATGGTCATTGTTGGACAACTTTGAATGGACAAGTGGCTATGACATAAGATTTGGGCTATATTATGTGGACAGAGGCACTCTTGAACGAATTCCTAAACTTTCTGTTCAATGGTTTTCTAGTTTCCTCAACAACAGTAGCCACCCCAACATAACAGAACACTTGAGCAAGCAACATATTGAAAGCAAAGAT acatttttctaa
- the LOC114374944 gene encoding beta-glucosidase 18-like isoform X1: MSAITNHWNKMKMLQRQLRAVLILFCCVQFHVQSCDEIEDVISRSQFPEGFLFGTGTSSYQIEGAYFEDGKGLSNWDAFSHTPGKIKKDENGDIADDHYHRYLEDIELMSSLGVNVYRFSISWARILPRGIYGDINPSGIMFYNKIIDNLLLRGIEPFVTIHHYDLPQELEERYGGWISPLIQSDFVHFAEICFKSFGDRVKYWTTINEPNLFADFGYMEGTYAPGHCSPPFGNCNTGNSDVEPLIVMHNMLLSHAKAVELYRKHFQAKQGGTIGIVAFSFMYDPLRDEECDRQAVSRGLAFDIAWVLDPLVFGEYPPEMRSILGSKMPVFSPVEKSLIKGSLDFIGINHYGTLYAKDCSLSTCSLGADHPIAGFLERTATRDGIPIGDPTGVPDFFVVPRGMEKLVEYIKIRYRNMPMYITENGYSQPPKPDVTIHDLLQDFKRIDYHKAYLAALLRSIRKGADVRGYMIWSLLDNFEWTSGYDIRFGLYYVDRGTLERIPKLSVQWFSSFLNNSSHPNITEHLSKQHIESKDVRNVGFDFI; encoded by the exons ATGTCTGCCATCACTaatcattggaacaaaatgaaaatgctGCAGAGGCAGCTAAGAGCTGTATTGATACTGTTTTGCTGTGTTCAATTTCATGTCCAAAGTTGTGATGAAATTGAAGATGTAATCAGCAGATCTCAATTTCCAGAAGGGTTCCTTTTCGGAACAGGCACTTCCTCTTACCAG ATTGAAGGAGCGTATTTTGAAGATGGAAAGGGTTTAAGCAATTGGGATGCTTTTAGTCATACACCAG gaaagataaaaaaggatgAAAATGGTGACATTGCAGATGATCATTATCATCGCTATTTG GAAGACATTGAGTTGATGTCGTCTCTTGGGGTAAATGTATATCGATTTTCTATCTCATGGGCGAGGATTCTACCaa GAGGGATATATGGGGACATAAATCCAAGTGGGATAATGTTCTACAACAAGATTATAGACAATCTGCTGCTTAGAG GGATTGAGCCATTTGTGACAATTCATCATTATGACTTGCCACAAGAACTGGAAGAAAGATATGGTGGTTGGATTAGTCCCCTGATACA GAGTGATTTTGTCCATTTTGCTGAAATTTGTTTTAAGAGCTTTGGAGACAGGGTAAAGTACTGGACTACCATCAATGAACCAAACCTGTTTGCAGATTTTGGCTATATGGAAGGAACATATGCCCCTGGTCACTGTTCCCCACCTTTTGGAAATTGTAATACCGGGAACTCTGATGTtgagcctctcattgtcatgcaCAATATGTTACTGTCACATGCCAAGGCTGTTGAATTATACCGCAAGCACTTTCAG GCAAAGCAAGGGGGAACCATTGGCATTGTTGCATTTTCCTTCATGTATGACCCACTTAGAGATGAAGAATGTGATAGGCAAGCAGtgagtaggggcttggcttttGACATAGCCTG GGTCTTAGATCCCTTAGTTTTTGGTGAATACCCACCCGAGATGCGCTCTATCCTTGGGAGTAAGATGCCAGTGTTCTCTCCTGTGGAGAAGAGTCTCATAAAAGGAAGCCTAGACTTCATTGGCATCAATCACTATGGAACTCTCTATGCCAAGGACTGCTCCCTCTCTACTTGTTCTCTTGGAGCAGATCATCCAATAGCAGGTTTTCTAGAAAGAACTGCAACAAGAGATGGCATTCCAATTGGTGATCCG ACAGGAGTACCAGATTTCTTTGTGGTTCCAAGGGGTATGGAGAAGCTTGTAGAGTACATTAAAATAAGATATCGTAATATGCCCATGTATATTACAGAAAATG GATATTCTCAACCGCCTAAGCCGGATGTGACAATACATGATTTACTACAAGATTTCAAACGAATAGATTATCATAAAGCCTACCTTGCAGCTCTGCTCAGATCCATAAG GAAAGGTGCGGATGTAAGAGGATATATGATATGGTCATTGTTGGACAACTTTGAATGGACAAGTGGCTATGACATAAGATTTGGGCTATATTATGTGGACAGAGGCACTCTTGAACGAATTCCTAAACTTTCTGTTCAATGGTTTTCTAGTTTCCTCAACAACAGTAGCCACCCCAACATAACAGAACACTTGAGCAAGCAACATATTGAAAGCAAAGATGTGAGAAATGttggttttgattttatttga
- the LOC114374944 gene encoding beta-glucosidase 18-like isoform X3, which yields MSAITNHWNKMKMLQRQLRAVLILFCCVQFHVQSCDEIEDVISRSQFPEGFLFGTGTSSYQIEGAYFEDGKGLSNWDAFSHTPGKIKKDENGDIADDHYHRYLEDIELMSSLGVNVYRFSISWARILPRGIYGDINPSGIMFYNKIIDNLLLRDFGYMEGTYAPGHCSPPFGNCNTGNSDVEPLIVMHNMLLSHAKAVELYRKHFQAKQGGTIGIVAFSFMYDPLRDEECDRQAVSRGLAFDIAWVLDPLVFGEYPPEMRSILGSKMPVFSPVEKSLIKGSLDFIGINHYGTLYAKDCSLSTCSLGADHPIAGFLERTATRDGIPIGDPTGVPDFFVVPRGMEKLVEYIKIRYRNMPMYITENGYSQPPKPDVTIHDLLQDFKRIDYHKAYLAALLRSIRKGADVRGYMIWSLLDNFEWTSGYDIRFGLYYVDRGTLERIPKLSVQWFSSFLNNSSHPNITEHLSKQHIESKDVRNVGFDFI from the exons ATGTCTGCCATCACTaatcattggaacaaaatgaaaatgctGCAGAGGCAGCTAAGAGCTGTATTGATACTGTTTTGCTGTGTTCAATTTCATGTCCAAAGTTGTGATGAAATTGAAGATGTAATCAGCAGATCTCAATTTCCAGAAGGGTTCCTTTTCGGAACAGGCACTTCCTCTTACCAG ATTGAAGGAGCGTATTTTGAAGATGGAAAGGGTTTAAGCAATTGGGATGCTTTTAGTCATACACCAG gaaagataaaaaaggatgAAAATGGTGACATTGCAGATGATCATTATCATCGCTATTTG GAAGACATTGAGTTGATGTCGTCTCTTGGGGTAAATGTATATCGATTTTCTATCTCATGGGCGAGGATTCTACCaa GAGGGATATATGGGGACATAAATCCAAGTGGGATAATGTTCTACAACAAGATTATAGACAATCTGCTGCTTAGAG ATTTTGGCTATATGGAAGGAACATATGCCCCTGGTCACTGTTCCCCACCTTTTGGAAATTGTAATACCGGGAACTCTGATGTtgagcctctcattgtcatgcaCAATATGTTACTGTCACATGCCAAGGCTGTTGAATTATACCGCAAGCACTTTCAG GCAAAGCAAGGGGGAACCATTGGCATTGTTGCATTTTCCTTCATGTATGACCCACTTAGAGATGAAGAATGTGATAGGCAAGCAGtgagtaggggcttggcttttGACATAGCCTG GGTCTTAGATCCCTTAGTTTTTGGTGAATACCCACCCGAGATGCGCTCTATCCTTGGGAGTAAGATGCCAGTGTTCTCTCCTGTGGAGAAGAGTCTCATAAAAGGAAGCCTAGACTTCATTGGCATCAATCACTATGGAACTCTCTATGCCAAGGACTGCTCCCTCTCTACTTGTTCTCTTGGAGCAGATCATCCAATAGCAGGTTTTCTAGAAAGAACTGCAACAAGAGATGGCATTCCAATTGGTGATCCG ACAGGAGTACCAGATTTCTTTGTGGTTCCAAGGGGTATGGAGAAGCTTGTAGAGTACATTAAAATAAGATATCGTAATATGCCCATGTATATTACAGAAAATG GATATTCTCAACCGCCTAAGCCGGATGTGACAATACATGATTTACTACAAGATTTCAAACGAATAGATTATCATAAAGCCTACCTTGCAGCTCTGCTCAGATCCATAAG GAAAGGTGCGGATGTAAGAGGATATATGATATGGTCATTGTTGGACAACTTTGAATGGACAAGTGGCTATGACATAAGATTTGGGCTATATTATGTGGACAGAGGCACTCTTGAACGAATTCCTAAACTTTCTGTTCAATGGTTTTCTAGTTTCCTCAACAACAGTAGCCACCCCAACATAACAGAACACTTGAGCAAGCAACATATTGAAAGCAAAGATGTGAGAAATGttggttttgattttatttga
- the LOC114377317 gene encoding plant intracellular Ras-group-related LRR protein 6-like isoform X1 produces the protein MDRILKAARASGSLNLSNRSLTEIPDEVYRNLEGLGGDDKWWEAAELQKLILAHNSIASLKEDLRNLPFLSVLNLSHNSLSQLPAAIGELPQLKMLDVSFNSIVKIPEEIGSAVSLVKLDCSNNRLTELPSSLGRCLELSDLKGSNNLITNLPEDLANCSKLSKLDMEGNRLTVMSENLISSWTMLTEFNSSKNLLNGIPTSIGGLSRLIRLDLHQNRISAIPSSIIGCHSLTELYLGNNNISTLPVEIGALSRLGTLDLHSNQLKDYPVEACKLSLLVLDLSNNSLSGLPPEMGKMTTLRKLLLSGNPMRTLRSSLVSGPTPALLKFLRSRLSEDEDSEAVTTTKEVITMATRLSISSKELSMEELGLSAVPSEVWESGEVIKLNLSRNSIQELPVELSSCVSLQTLILSKNQIKDWPGSILKSLSSLSCLKLDNNPLRQIPSDGFEMVPKLQILDLSGNAASLLDGPAFSSLPYLQELYLRRMRLSEVPSDIVGLHQLRILDLSQNSLQSIPVGLKALTSLQELDLSNNNIAVLPPELGLLEPSLQALRLDGNPLRSIRRTVLDKGTKAVLQYLKDKLPEQ, from the exons ATGGATCGAATCCTGAAAGCGGCGAGAGCCTCTGGTTCTCTCAACCTCTCCAATCGCTCCCTCAC AGAAATTCCCGACGAGGTTTACCGGAATCTGGAGGGGCTCGGCGGCGACGACAAGTGGTGGGAG GCTGCGGAGCTTCAGAAGCTTATTCTGGCTCACAATAGCATTGCATCGTTGAAGGAAGATCTGAGGAATTTGCCTTTTCTTTCTGTGTTGAATCTTAGCCACAACTCTCTTTCTCAGCTTCCAGCTGCTATTGGAGA GCTGCCTCAGTTGAAGATGTTGGATGTTTCGTTCAATTCGATAGTTAAGATACCAGAAGAGATTGGATCGGCTGTGTCACTTGTGAA gcTTGATTGTTCAAATAATCGGCTCACGGAACTTCCTAGCTCGCTTGGCAGATGCTTAGAATTGTCAGACTTAAAG GGATCAAACAATCTTATTACAAACTTGCCAGAAGATTTAGCAAATTGTTCCAAATTGTCTAAGCTAGATATGGAG GGAAACAGGCTAACAGTGATGTCTGAAAATCTCATTTCATCATGGACCATGCTTACTGAATTCAATTCAT CAAAAAATTTGCTGAATGGGATTCCAACCAGCATTGGAGGTCTTTCACGTCTAATCCGTCTTGACCTTCATCAAAACA GAATATCAGCAATCCCTTCATCAATCATCGGTTGTCATTCACTTACAGAGCTTTATTTGGG GAATAACAATATTTCTACATTACCGGTGGAAATAGGGGCCCTTTCTCGCCTTGGGACTTTAGATCTTCACTCTAACCAG CTGAAGGACTATCCAGTAGAGGCATGCAAATTGAGTCTTTTAGTCTTGGATCTTTCTAATAATTCATTGAGTGGGTTACCCCCTGAAATGG GCAAGATGACTACATTGAGGAAACTTTTGCTTAGTGGAAATCCTATGAGAACTCTTCGAAG CTCGTTAGTATCTGGACCTACACCAGCATTACTGAAATTTCTCCGAAGCAGACTTTCTGAAGATGAAG ATTCTGAAGCAGTAACCACAACAAAAGAGGTGATCACAATGGCTACCCGATTGTCTATCTCTTCAAAG GAACTTTCGATGGAAGAGCTGGGGTTGAGTGCTGTCCCATCAGAAGTATGGGAATCAGGGGAGGTCATAAAACTTAATCTATCCAGAAACTCCATCCAGGAGTTGCCTGTTGAGCTTTCTTCTTGTGTTTCCCTCCAG ACATTGATTTTATCtaagaatcaaattaaagatTGGCCAGGTTCAATTCTTAAATCACTTTCGAGCCTTTCATGTTTGAAGCTGGATAACAATCCCCTCAGACAG ATACCTTCAGATGGCTTTGAAATGGTGCCTAAGCTTCAGATCCTGGATCTAAGTGGTAATGCAGCTTCATTACTAGATGGTCCTGCATTTTCTAGTTTGCCATACCTGCAAGAGCTTTACCTAAG GAGAATGAGGCTCAGTGAAGTCCCATCAGATATAGTGGGGCTGCATCAGCTACGGATCCTTGACTTGAGTCAGAATTCCCTTCAATCAATTCCAGTG GGGCTAAAAGCTCTCACTTCTCTCCAGGAACTTGACCTATCTAATAACAACATTGCAGTCCTTCCGCCCGAGCTG GGTTTGCTGGAACCAAGCCTACAGGCACTGAGACTTGATGGGAATCCTCTCAGAAG
- the LOC114377317 gene encoding plant intracellular Ras-group-related LRR protein 6-like isoform X2: protein MDRILKAARASGSLNLSNRSLTEIPDEVYRNLEGLGGDDKWWEAAELQKLILAHNSIASLKEDLRNLPFLSVLNLSHNSLSQLPAAIGELPQLKMLDVSFNSIVKIPEEIGSAVSLVKLDCSNNRLTELPSSLGRCLELSDLKGSNNLITNLPEDLANCSKLSKLDMEGNRLTVMSENLISSWTMLTEFNSSKNLLNGIPTSIGGLSRLIRLDLHQNRISAIPSSIIGCHSLTELYLGNNNISTLPVEIGALSRLGTLDLHSNQLKDYPVEACKLSLLVLDLSNNSLSGLPPEMGKMTTLRKLLLSGNPMRTLRSSLVSGPTPALLKFLRSRLSEDEDSEAVTTTKEVITMATRLSISSKELSMEELGLSAVPSEVWESGEVIKLNLSRNSIQELPVELSSCVSLQTLILSKNQIKDWPGSILKSLSSLSCLKLDNNPLRQIPSDGFEMVPKLQILDLSGNAASLLDGPAFSSLPYLQELYLRRMRLSEVPSDIVGLHQLRILDLSQNSLQSIPVELDLSNNNIAVLPPELGLLEPSLQALRLDGNPLRSIRRTVLDKGTKAVLQYLKDKLPEQ, encoded by the exons ATGGATCGAATCCTGAAAGCGGCGAGAGCCTCTGGTTCTCTCAACCTCTCCAATCGCTCCCTCAC AGAAATTCCCGACGAGGTTTACCGGAATCTGGAGGGGCTCGGCGGCGACGACAAGTGGTGGGAG GCTGCGGAGCTTCAGAAGCTTATTCTGGCTCACAATAGCATTGCATCGTTGAAGGAAGATCTGAGGAATTTGCCTTTTCTTTCTGTGTTGAATCTTAGCCACAACTCTCTTTCTCAGCTTCCAGCTGCTATTGGAGA GCTGCCTCAGTTGAAGATGTTGGATGTTTCGTTCAATTCGATAGTTAAGATACCAGAAGAGATTGGATCGGCTGTGTCACTTGTGAA gcTTGATTGTTCAAATAATCGGCTCACGGAACTTCCTAGCTCGCTTGGCAGATGCTTAGAATTGTCAGACTTAAAG GGATCAAACAATCTTATTACAAACTTGCCAGAAGATTTAGCAAATTGTTCCAAATTGTCTAAGCTAGATATGGAG GGAAACAGGCTAACAGTGATGTCTGAAAATCTCATTTCATCATGGACCATGCTTACTGAATTCAATTCAT CAAAAAATTTGCTGAATGGGATTCCAACCAGCATTGGAGGTCTTTCACGTCTAATCCGTCTTGACCTTCATCAAAACA GAATATCAGCAATCCCTTCATCAATCATCGGTTGTCATTCACTTACAGAGCTTTATTTGGG GAATAACAATATTTCTACATTACCGGTGGAAATAGGGGCCCTTTCTCGCCTTGGGACTTTAGATCTTCACTCTAACCAG CTGAAGGACTATCCAGTAGAGGCATGCAAATTGAGTCTTTTAGTCTTGGATCTTTCTAATAATTCATTGAGTGGGTTACCCCCTGAAATGG GCAAGATGACTACATTGAGGAAACTTTTGCTTAGTGGAAATCCTATGAGAACTCTTCGAAG CTCGTTAGTATCTGGACCTACACCAGCATTACTGAAATTTCTCCGAAGCAGACTTTCTGAAGATGAAG ATTCTGAAGCAGTAACCACAACAAAAGAGGTGATCACAATGGCTACCCGATTGTCTATCTCTTCAAAG GAACTTTCGATGGAAGAGCTGGGGTTGAGTGCTGTCCCATCAGAAGTATGGGAATCAGGGGAGGTCATAAAACTTAATCTATCCAGAAACTCCATCCAGGAGTTGCCTGTTGAGCTTTCTTCTTGTGTTTCCCTCCAG ACATTGATTTTATCtaagaatcaaattaaagatTGGCCAGGTTCAATTCTTAAATCACTTTCGAGCCTTTCATGTTTGAAGCTGGATAACAATCCCCTCAGACAG ATACCTTCAGATGGCTTTGAAATGGTGCCTAAGCTTCAGATCCTGGATCTAAGTGGTAATGCAGCTTCATTACTAGATGGTCCTGCATTTTCTAGTTTGCCATACCTGCAAGAGCTTTACCTAAG GAGAATGAGGCTCAGTGAAGTCCCATCAGATATAGTGGGGCTGCATCAGCTACGGATCCTTGACTTGAGTCAGAATTCCCTTCAATCAATTCCAGTG GAACTTGACCTATCTAATAACAACATTGCAGTCCTTCCGCCCGAGCTG GGTTTGCTGGAACCAAGCCTACAGGCACTGAGACTTGATGGGAATCCTCTCAGAAG
- the LOC114377317 gene encoding plant intracellular Ras-group-related LRR protein 6-like isoform X3 encodes MDRILKAARASGSLNLSNRSLTEIPDEVYRNLEGLGGDDKWWEAAELQKLILAHNSIASLKEDLRNLPFLSVLNLSHNSLSQLPAAIGELPQLKMLDVSFNSIVKIPEEIGSAVSLVKLDCSNNRLTELPSSLGRCLELSDLKGSNNLITNLPEDLANCSKLSKLDMEGNRLTVMSENLISSWTMLTEFNSSKNLLNGIPTSIGGLSRLIRLDLHQNRISAIPSSIIGCHSLTELYLGNNNISTLPVEIGALSRLGTLDLHSNQLKDYPVEACKLSLLVLDLSNNSLSGLPPEMGKMTTLRKLLLSGNPMRTLRSSLVSGPTPALLKFLRSRLSEDEDSEAVTTTKEVITMATRLSISSKELSMEELGLSAVPSEVWESGEVIKLNLSRNSIQELPVELSSCVSLQTLILSKNQIKDWPGSILKSLSSLSCLKLDNNPLRQIPSDGFEMVPKLQILDLSGNAASLLDGPAFSSLPYLQELYLRRMRLSEVPSDIVGLHQLRILDLSQNSLQSIPVGLLEPSLQALRLDGNPLRSIRRTVLDKGTKAVLQYLKDKLPEQ; translated from the exons ATGGATCGAATCCTGAAAGCGGCGAGAGCCTCTGGTTCTCTCAACCTCTCCAATCGCTCCCTCAC AGAAATTCCCGACGAGGTTTACCGGAATCTGGAGGGGCTCGGCGGCGACGACAAGTGGTGGGAG GCTGCGGAGCTTCAGAAGCTTATTCTGGCTCACAATAGCATTGCATCGTTGAAGGAAGATCTGAGGAATTTGCCTTTTCTTTCTGTGTTGAATCTTAGCCACAACTCTCTTTCTCAGCTTCCAGCTGCTATTGGAGA GCTGCCTCAGTTGAAGATGTTGGATGTTTCGTTCAATTCGATAGTTAAGATACCAGAAGAGATTGGATCGGCTGTGTCACTTGTGAA gcTTGATTGTTCAAATAATCGGCTCACGGAACTTCCTAGCTCGCTTGGCAGATGCTTAGAATTGTCAGACTTAAAG GGATCAAACAATCTTATTACAAACTTGCCAGAAGATTTAGCAAATTGTTCCAAATTGTCTAAGCTAGATATGGAG GGAAACAGGCTAACAGTGATGTCTGAAAATCTCATTTCATCATGGACCATGCTTACTGAATTCAATTCAT CAAAAAATTTGCTGAATGGGATTCCAACCAGCATTGGAGGTCTTTCACGTCTAATCCGTCTTGACCTTCATCAAAACA GAATATCAGCAATCCCTTCATCAATCATCGGTTGTCATTCACTTACAGAGCTTTATTTGGG GAATAACAATATTTCTACATTACCGGTGGAAATAGGGGCCCTTTCTCGCCTTGGGACTTTAGATCTTCACTCTAACCAG CTGAAGGACTATCCAGTAGAGGCATGCAAATTGAGTCTTTTAGTCTTGGATCTTTCTAATAATTCATTGAGTGGGTTACCCCCTGAAATGG GCAAGATGACTACATTGAGGAAACTTTTGCTTAGTGGAAATCCTATGAGAACTCTTCGAAG CTCGTTAGTATCTGGACCTACACCAGCATTACTGAAATTTCTCCGAAGCAGACTTTCTGAAGATGAAG ATTCTGAAGCAGTAACCACAACAAAAGAGGTGATCACAATGGCTACCCGATTGTCTATCTCTTCAAAG GAACTTTCGATGGAAGAGCTGGGGTTGAGTGCTGTCCCATCAGAAGTATGGGAATCAGGGGAGGTCATAAAACTTAATCTATCCAGAAACTCCATCCAGGAGTTGCCTGTTGAGCTTTCTTCTTGTGTTTCCCTCCAG ACATTGATTTTATCtaagaatcaaattaaagatTGGCCAGGTTCAATTCTTAAATCACTTTCGAGCCTTTCATGTTTGAAGCTGGATAACAATCCCCTCAGACAG ATACCTTCAGATGGCTTTGAAATGGTGCCTAAGCTTCAGATCCTGGATCTAAGTGGTAATGCAGCTTCATTACTAGATGGTCCTGCATTTTCTAGTTTGCCATACCTGCAAGAGCTTTACCTAAG GAGAATGAGGCTCAGTGAAGTCCCATCAGATATAGTGGGGCTGCATCAGCTACGGATCCTTGACTTGAGTCAGAATTCCCTTCAATCAATTCCAGTG GGTTTGCTGGAACCAAGCCTACAGGCACTGAGACTTGATGGGAATCCTCTCAGAAG